A region of Mesoplodon densirostris isolate mMesDen1 chromosome 11, mMesDen1 primary haplotype, whole genome shotgun sequence DNA encodes the following proteins:
- the LOC132499159 gene encoding ATP synthase subunit g, mitochondrial-like → MAQFVRNLAEKALALVSAAVTYSKPRLATFWHYAKVELVPPTPTEIPTAIQSLKKIINSAQTGSFKQLTVKEALLNGLVATEVWMWFYVGEIIGKHGIIGYNV, encoded by the coding sequence ATGGCCCAGTTTGTCCGTAACCTCGCGGAGAAGGCCCTGGCACTGGTCAGCGCTGCTGTGACTTACTCAAAGCCTCGACTGGCCACATTTTGGCACTATGCCAAGGTTGAGCTGGTTCCTCCAACCCCTACTGAGATCCCTACAGCTATTCAGAGcttgaaaaaaattatcaatagTGCTCAAACTGGTAGCTTCAAACAGCTAACAGTTAAGGAAGCTCTACTGAATGGTTTGGTGGCCACTGAGGTGTGGATGTGGTTTTATGTTGGCGAGATCATAGGCAAGCATGGCATCATTGGCTATAATGTTTGA